The following proteins come from a genomic window of Kitasatospora sp. NBC_01246:
- the rsmI gene encoding 16S rRNA (cytidine(1402)-2'-O)-methyltransferase → MTGVLVLAGTPIGDVSDAPPRLLTELATADVIAAEDTRRLRRLTQALGVTPAGRVLSYFEGNEVGRTPELVEALLGGARVLLVTDAGMPSVSDPGYRLVAAAVAADVKVTAVPGPSAVLTALALSGLPVDRFTFEGFLPRKTGDRARQLATVAAEPRTMVFFEAPHRIAETLAAMALAFGADRPAAVCRELTKTYEEIKRGPLGELAQWAADGVRGEITVVVAGAPPAAPAELTPAELARRVAVREEAGERRKEAIAAVAAELALPKREVFDAVVAAKNTPAGPA, encoded by the coding sequence GTGACAGGAGTACTCGTTCTCGCAGGCACCCCCATCGGCGACGTCTCGGACGCCCCGCCCCGGCTGCTCACCGAGCTGGCCACCGCGGACGTGATCGCGGCCGAGGACACCCGGCGGCTGCGCCGGCTCACCCAGGCGCTCGGGGTGACCCCGGCCGGGCGGGTGCTCTCCTACTTCGAGGGCAACGAGGTCGGCCGCACCCCCGAGCTGGTCGAGGCGCTGCTGGGCGGCGCCCGGGTGCTGCTGGTGACCGACGCCGGGATGCCGTCCGTCTCCGACCCCGGCTACCGGCTGGTGGCCGCCGCGGTGGCCGCCGACGTCAAGGTCACCGCGGTGCCCGGCCCGTCCGCGGTGCTCACCGCGCTGGCGCTGTCCGGCCTGCCGGTGGACCGCTTCACCTTCGAGGGCTTCCTGCCGCGCAAGACCGGGGACCGGGCGCGCCAGCTGGCCACGGTCGCCGCCGAGCCGCGCACCATGGTCTTCTTCGAGGCCCCGCACCGGATCGCCGAGACGCTGGCCGCGATGGCCCTCGCGTTCGGCGCCGACCGCCCCGCCGCGGTCTGCCGCGAGCTGACGAAGACCTACGAGGAGATCAAGCGGGGCCCGCTCGGCGAGCTGGCGCAGTGGGCCGCCGACGGGGTCCGGGGCGAGATCACCGTGGTGGTCGCGGGCGCCCCGCCGGCCGCCCCGGCCGAGCTGACCCCGGCCGAGCTGGCCCGCCGGGTGGCTGTCCGGGAGGAGGCCGGGGAGCGCCGCAAGGAGGCCATCGCGGCGGTCGCGGCGGAGCTGGCGCTGCCCAAGCGGGAGGTGTTCGACGCGGTGGTGGCGGCCAAGAACACGCCGGCCGGCCCGGCCTGA
- the metG gene encoding methionine--tRNA ligase encodes MAATAEHSTTGDATPAYYVTTPIYYVNDRPHLGHAYTTVAGDVLTRWHRQRGEKVWYLTGTDEHGQKILRTAEANGVTPQEWCDKLVEEAWKPLWQHLEIANDDFIRTTQERHTDRVQEFVQDLYDKGEIYKGGYSGPYCVGCEEYKLPAELLDGATEGEKLCAVHKRPVEWLEEENYFFRLSAYGPKLLEFYAANPDFIQPATARNEVLRFVEQDLKDLSISRSTFNWGVPLPWDEKHVLYVWVDALQNYITAAGYGTDPERFAELWPVSVHLVGKDILRFHAVIWPAMLMAAGLPLPKRVVANGWLMVGGEKMSKSNLTGIAPQDLTSHFGVDAYRYYFLRAIPFGTDGSFSWEDFTARYTSELANDFGNLASRVAAMVGKYFDGALPASPAHGPAEQAVADGLTAAVATADRKIGEELDFAGGLAAVFEFVKQVNGYLTEQAPWKVAKDESEEGRARLATILYTAAEALRATAVLLNPVMPATAEKLWVSLGAEAAGLGALSAQTVATAADWGRLPAGATVTKGEILFPRLEEKPAA; translated from the coding sequence ATGGCGGCCACTGCAGAACACAGCACCACCGGGGACGCGACCCCGGCGTACTACGTCACCACCCCGATCTACTACGTCAACGATCGCCCGCACCTGGGCCACGCCTACACCACCGTGGCGGGCGACGTGCTGACCCGCTGGCACCGCCAGCGCGGCGAGAAGGTCTGGTACCTGACCGGCACCGACGAGCACGGTCAGAAGATCCTGCGCACCGCCGAGGCCAACGGCGTCACCCCGCAGGAGTGGTGCGACAAGCTGGTCGAGGAGGCGTGGAAGCCGCTCTGGCAGCACCTGGAGATCGCCAACGACGACTTCATCCGCACCACCCAGGAGCGGCACACCGACCGGGTGCAGGAGTTCGTCCAGGACCTCTACGACAAGGGCGAGATCTACAAGGGCGGCTACTCCGGCCCGTACTGCGTCGGCTGCGAGGAGTACAAGCTCCCCGCCGAGCTGCTGGACGGCGCCACCGAGGGCGAGAAGCTCTGCGCCGTGCACAAGCGGCCGGTCGAGTGGCTGGAGGAGGAGAACTACTTCTTCCGGCTCTCCGCGTACGGCCCGAAGCTGCTGGAGTTCTACGCCGCGAACCCGGACTTCATCCAGCCCGCCACGGCCCGCAACGAGGTGCTGCGCTTCGTCGAGCAGGACCTCAAGGACCTCTCGATCTCCCGCTCGACCTTCAACTGGGGCGTGCCACTGCCCTGGGACGAGAAGCACGTCCTCTACGTCTGGGTCGACGCGCTGCAGAACTACATCACCGCGGCCGGCTACGGCACCGACCCGGAGCGCTTCGCCGAGCTCTGGCCGGTCTCCGTGCACCTGGTCGGCAAGGACATCCTGCGGTTCCACGCGGTGATCTGGCCGGCCATGCTGATGGCCGCCGGACTGCCGCTGCCCAAGCGGGTCGTCGCCAACGGCTGGCTGATGGTCGGCGGCGAGAAGATGTCCAAGTCCAACCTGACCGGCATCGCCCCGCAGGACCTCACCTCGCACTTCGGCGTGGACGCCTACCGCTACTACTTCCTGCGGGCCATCCCGTTCGGCACCGACGGCTCGTTCTCCTGGGAGGATTTCACCGCCCGGTACACCTCCGAGCTGGCCAACGACTTCGGCAACCTGGCCTCCCGGGTGGCGGCCATGGTCGGCAAGTACTTCGACGGGGCGCTGCCGGCCTCGCCGGCCCACGGCCCGGCCGAGCAGGCCGTCGCGGACGGCCTGACGGCGGCGGTCGCGACCGCCGACCGGAAGATCGGCGAGGAGCTGGACTTCGCCGGCGGCCTCGCGGCGGTCTTCGAGTTCGTCAAGCAGGTCAACGGCTACCTCACCGAGCAGGCGCCCTGGAAGGTCGCCAAGGACGAGTCCGAGGAGGGCCGGGCGCGCCTCGCGACCATCCTCTACACCGCCGCCGAGGCGCTGCGGGCCACCGCCGTGCTGCTCAACCCGGTGATGCCGGCCACCGCCGAGAAGCTCTGGGTCTCGCTCGGGGCCGAGGCCGCCGGTCTCGGCGCGCTGTCCGCGCAGACCGTCGCCACCGCGGCGGACTGGGGCCGGCTGCCCGCCGGCGCCACCGTCACCAAGGGCGAGATCCTGTTCCCGCGCCTCGAAGAGAAGCCCGCCGCCTGA
- a CDS encoding TatD family hydrolase produces the protein MAKKDDDRSTPPPLPAPLAVAVADSHTHLDMQSGTPAEGLARAASVGVTTVVQVGCDVPGSRWAADLAAEFEQVHAAVALHPNEAPRIFLGDPDGWSGQQRPAGGAAALDAALAEIDALAALPQVRAVGETGLDYFRTGPEGVEIQKESFRRHIEMAKRHDKALVIHDRDAHEDVIAVLLAEGAPERTVFHCYSGDAAMARTCAEHGWYLSFAGPVTFKANQPLRDALAATPPDRVLVETDAPFLTPHPYRGRPNAPYLIPVTVRSMAATLGLHEDELATAIAANTARAFGY, from the coding sequence ATGGCGAAGAAGGACGACGACCGGTCGACGCCACCGCCGCTGCCCGCCCCGCTGGCGGTGGCGGTCGCCGACTCGCACACCCACCTGGACATGCAGTCCGGCACCCCCGCCGAGGGCCTGGCGCGCGCCGCCTCCGTCGGCGTCACCACCGTCGTCCAGGTGGGCTGCGACGTGCCCGGCTCGCGCTGGGCCGCCGATCTGGCGGCCGAGTTCGAGCAGGTGCACGCGGCCGTCGCCCTGCACCCCAACGAGGCGCCGCGGATCTTCCTCGGCGACCCGGACGGCTGGTCCGGGCAGCAGCGCCCGGCCGGCGGCGCCGCCGCGCTCGACGCCGCCCTCGCCGAGATCGACGCGCTCGCCGCGCTGCCGCAGGTCCGCGCCGTGGGCGAGACCGGCCTGGACTACTTCCGGACCGGTCCCGAGGGCGTGGAGATCCAGAAGGAGTCGTTCCGCCGGCACATCGAGATGGCCAAGCGGCACGACAAGGCCCTGGTGATCCACGACCGCGACGCCCACGAGGACGTCATCGCGGTGCTGCTGGCGGAGGGCGCCCCCGAGCGGACCGTCTTCCACTGCTACTCCGGCGACGCCGCGATGGCCAGGACCTGCGCCGAGCACGGCTGGTACCTGTCCTTCGCCGGACCGGTCACCTTCAAGGCCAACCAGCCGCTGCGGGACGCCCTCGCCGCCACCCCGCCGGACCGCGTGCTGGTCGAGACCGACGCGCCCTTCCTCACCCCGCACCCGTACCGCGGCCGCCCCAACGCGCCGTACCTGATCCCGGTCACCGTCCGCTCGATGGCCGCGACGCTGGGGCTGCACGAGGACGAGCTGGCCACCGCCATCGCGGCGAACACGGCCAGGGCCTTCGGGTACTGA
- the rsmA gene encoding 16S rRNA (adenine(1518)-N(6)/adenine(1519)-N(6))-dimethyltransferase RsmA — MSTTDPTSDIHLLGAADVRELAAAFGVKPTKQRGQNFVIDGNTVRRIVRAGGVTAEDSVVEVGPGLGSLTLALLEVARHVTAVEIDPVLARHLPDTVAARLPGKADAFDLVLSDAMEVTELPGPPPTALVANLPYNVAVPVLLHMLATFPSIERTLVMVQSEVADRLAAKPGNKVYGVPSVKANWYAEVKRAGAIGRNVFWPAPNVDSGLVSLIRRDPPRTTASRTEVFAVVDAAFAQRRKTLRAALAGWAGSPAAAEQALAGAGIDHKLRGEMLTVEQFAAIAEHKPVKPESE, encoded by the coding sequence GTGAGCACCACCGATCCCACCTCTGACATCCACCTGCTGGGCGCCGCCGACGTGCGGGAGCTGGCCGCCGCGTTCGGTGTGAAGCCGACCAAGCAGCGCGGCCAGAACTTCGTCATCGACGGCAACACCGTCCGGCGGATCGTCCGGGCGGGCGGGGTGACGGCCGAGGACTCCGTGGTGGAGGTCGGGCCCGGGCTCGGGTCGCTGACGCTGGCCCTGCTGGAGGTCGCGCGGCACGTCACCGCGGTCGAGATCGACCCGGTGTTGGCGCGGCACCTGCCGGACACCGTCGCCGCCCGGCTGCCCGGCAAGGCGGACGCCTTCGACCTGGTACTCAGCGACGCCATGGAGGTCACCGAGCTGCCCGGCCCGCCGCCCACCGCGCTGGTCGCCAACCTGCCCTACAACGTGGCTGTCCCCGTGCTGCTGCACATGCTGGCGACCTTCCCCAGCATCGAGCGCACCCTGGTGATGGTGCAGAGCGAGGTCGCCGACCGGCTCGCCGCCAAGCCCGGCAACAAGGTGTACGGCGTCCCCTCGGTCAAGGCCAACTGGTACGCCGAGGTGAAGCGGGCCGGCGCCATCGGGCGCAACGTGTTCTGGCCCGCGCCGAACGTCGACTCCGGGCTCGTCTCGCTGATCCGCCGCGATCCGCCGCGGACCACCGCGAGCCGCACCGAGGTGTTCGCCGTCGTCGACGCCGCGTTCGCCCAGCGCCGCAAGACCCTGCGCGCCGCCCTCGCCGGCTGGGCCGGCTCCCCGGCCGCGGCCGAGCAGGCGCTCGCCGGCGCCGGCATCGACCACAAGCTGCGCGGCGAGATGCTGACGGTGGAGCAGTTCGCCGCCATCGCCGAGCACAAGCCCGTGAAGCCGGAGTCCGAGTGA